The Capricornis sumatraensis isolate serow.1 chromosome 20, serow.2, whole genome shotgun sequence genome contains the following window.
AGCTAAATTGGTAATTTGGGTAGTTTGtcaaacactgggcttccctggtagctcagacggtaaaaaatcttcctgcaatgcaggaaatctgggtttgatccctgggttgagaagatcccctggagaagggaatggctaccccaaGTATATTCTTGGTCTTTCTCACGCTTCCATTGAGATCATGAAAAGGCAGCATGGTGGGAGACCCCTCCCCCTAATCTGACCTCATCCTCCCCCTAGCTCCCCCATAGGTCCAGCCCTCATTTCTCCTGCCCCCTTGAGGGAGGCCTAGCACTCTCTTCAGGGGCAGGAAGAAGCAGCTGAAACTGTTGGGGGAGAtacactgactgaaaccatccGCGCTGggcaggcaccatagtaaccatctggtgagttattttatgacaggcggtctggtaaggaacacggaactaataaacCACcgccaaccagaagagttcgggagAGGTCAAAAGGAAATCCCATGTGTACTACTGCCTGgcagaatccttcttgctgacatccatcttggctgagctaTGCgcacaccaccaggaaggactcttgagtcaccaccaggaaggactctatGAGTTGGAATGATCAGCCAAAGATAACCCAGagactaatcccatcaccataaaaccctgAGACTGCAAGTCACGTGGCAGAGTAGTTCTCACCctttccaataaaatctctttCTTTGTCAACACAAATTGTCCGTGTGtttccttggacaattcatttctcagtgtcagacaagagcccactctcgagccctggaaggggtcccccttcctgcaacaaaattTCTGGAGAAGGGCTGGGGGACAGGCAGAGGAGAAGACAGGACCCAAGCCCGTCCCTCCGGTTCTGGATTCACACCTGCACACCCCACCCATTTTTGGGTCTGTCTGTCCCATCTCCACCTTCCAGACAGTTGCTTAGCTAGCTGCCCCTAGCCTCAGCTCTTCTCTGGGACTGCACATAGGACCCGCAGGCTCTCAGCCCAATGCTGCCCTCCTCTGGACGTAGGAGAGATGGGGACAGAGTGAAGAGGACCCAGGGGCAGGCAGAGGTGGGAACAGAGGCACAGAAGTGTCagaagggaaacagaaacaaaggaagacCCCTTCCCCAGGGCTGACTCTGTCCCTTTCCCAGCAACATTCAGCCTGACATAAAGAATCCTGCAAGACCCAGCCGCCACCCACCTCTCTAGTCCCAGATTCTGCCATAGCACAGACATCCACTTTTTATTCCAGGAACCCTGACCTCACATGTTTCCCCAGGTAAGGCACCCTTCACACCTTCAAGCCTTAGTGTGTTCTTCACCCTCAAGAATGATGCTgtcttccaagggattcctgaCTGTCTCCTCCTCAATCCTCTTAGTCTTAGCAAAAAATGTTTCCTCTGACCACCCTGTCCCATTCCCCTGTAAATTCTGGTACTTTCTAGGATTCATGCCCCTCCTACCCCATTGCCATGAAAATACTTATCACCCTGCATTGGGACTCTCTCTTTTCAAACGTCTAAGCTTCACCAGATCAGAGATCAAGGCTCTTTGATTTTTCAACCCTGAGGGCACAGGCTGTGAATTTCTGAATCCAATTTCAAACCCTACTCCAACACCTCCTgtctgtgtgatcctgggcaggTCACTCCCCTTCTctgatatttaattatttcctcTGGAAAGTGAGGTGAAAATTCCACCTGATGGGTTTGGAAGACACCAAAGATTTCCTTTCCCTCATGGTAATGAGCATTTGTTCCCTTCCATTTTTATCTCGAATCTTCAATATTCACTGGAGTTTATATAATTTGAGGCACTGGAATTGTTGATCAGCAGCTAGTAATGGTGGTTAACATTTATCAGTGCATGTCACTTGCCAGGTCTGGTTTCTGGACAGTCTCAGTGAACTCTCTCAGTCACACTGGGCTgtaggaatgaataaagaaacttACATGACAGTGACAAGGGAAGTCACAACTCTAGGCACTGTAACACACAACCAATCTGCAGCATATTCTCACTTGTAGTGGACATCGTTGTTGGCCTGCCCAGGTTCCCTCAGATTCCTCTTACCAGTTCTGTGCACCCAACACTCAGCCTCTGAGTGTTTTATGCATTAATCTGGcccttttattttctgtatttctggAGCTTTGACATCTGGGGCTTTGCTGATGGAGGGACTGCCCCCCCAGGGCTGGCCAATCCCTAGAGGTAAGAAAGGACTTACATCTAAGCATGCTGTTCACATGCAAACCAACCAACCCAGTGCCTGTACTTCAGGCCACTATTCATTTGCCCCTCCAAGGCCAAGTTCCAGGTAACTGGGGACAACTCTTACACCCCAGAGCCTGCTGATGTTATTCAAACTAGACAATCCTGAGCTTACAGATAAAGACTCTTGGGTCCAAGTTTCCCCTCTTCCTCTCTACCTCCTGACTGACCCTGGTGTTTCTCCATATAGCCCTGCATAGCTTGGCAATGCCCCCTGCCTTTGGGACCTATGAAAATAACCTGTTTCTTCACTGGCAATTGTCTCCTGATCTATTGGCCTCACCATacctgaataataataaaacctatattttaaaacagtttgcTGCTAACAGCTTACCCTGCAACTTTGTTTCCAGGATCGCTGGTGTGCTCAAGGTGCCTGGGAGTTTATCTCATGCCCCCTTCTTGTGACCTGTGACCCATGACTGCCTTAGAGGTATATAGTGGCAAGTCTCCAAAGATAGCTCCCAATGACCATGCCCCTGAAATTCACACATTTGTGTAGTATTATTTCATATTAAGCCTGGCCTGCCCCGACTTACATTAAGGAGTAGAATGTGGTAGAAGCGACACTGTGCCAGTTCCAAGtttagtctttaaaaaattggaagtttctgtttccttcctcaAGGAATGCTCACTCTGGGGAGCTCTGAGCTACCAAGTAAGGGGTCCAGCTACCTGTTGGAGAAAGAAACCACGTGGAGAGGGAGAGCAGTGAGGCTACAAAGAGAATGTGAGAAGTCCAGATATCCCACGGTCCAGTAGAGTCATGCCTCCTTAGCCATCCCTACCAAGCGGCCAGATGAGTGCGCCATCTTGGATGTTATAGCCCAGCTGGGCCCTAAGATGACTGTGGCTTTAGTTGATGCTGTATGGcgccaaagaaccatgtcactgAGCCCAGTCAATCCATGGAATTGTGAACAATTACAGACTAgttccaggtggcgctggtggtaaagaacccacctgccaatgcaggagacacaagagaagcagtttccatccctgggtcaggaagatcccctggagaaggaaatggcagcccactctagtattcttgcctagaaaaccccttggacagaggaacctggtgggccataggccatggattcgcaaagagttggacaagactgaagagacttaacacACATGGAATTGAGAACAATCTAAATCTTGGGGTGGTTTGTTACTCAGCAATAATAAACCCAAGCAGGAATTTCCATTTGCCTCAGAGGCCCAGTTCCCTTTGCTTCAAGGTGGGAACGATTCTACAACTTGATTTATCCTCCAGAGCTCCCCACAGGATCAGGCTGAGGTTGGGACTTCACCTGACATCACACCCTTGCTAGTCTTCTTCCCCATCCCTGTTCTGTTTCGTCTCTTCCTTTATTGTTTTCTCCTGGGAGCATGTCTTTACTAACTCATGGACACAAGGATCTTGTCTCAGATTCTGCTTCTAAGAGAATCTGACCTCAGATTCATGACACATCTGATTTTTCTCATCTCCAGTCAGAAGCCAAGGGTCTGGCAGACTATTCTCTCTCCCCACTCATCCCTGTATCCCTGTTGCATCCAAAAAAGCAGCGACCACCTTCCAGGCTCGCCAGCAACAGGCAGCCATCTAGTTGGTGAGATGTGGGGGTGATAATGTGGAACAAAAACAACCATGAGGTCTCTGAAGGAAGCATCAAGCAGCTTGTTTGTCCTGGTCAGCAGCAAATGAAACCTCTTTGCTCCCAACAACACAAGCACAGAGGGGATCATATGGAGGTCAGGCAGAAGTTAGGAGGTTGGCATGTCAGCAACAGCAGAGGGGCCAGGTGTAGATGAGAGTTATCTCTGATTTTGTGTCTGTGGTGGGAGGGGCTCTGCTAGTTGTTCCAACCgcctctgcccaccccccccaacccccaaccccccCCTCTCCCGCCCACACACAGAGCCTATCTCTGTGACATCTCCATCCCCACCAGTTCACAGTCCCTGGAAACCCCAAAATCCGTCACCATGGATCCTCCAGCAGGTCCCACAGCCTGGTGCCACTGGAATCAGATAAGTCAGCAGAGAaaatgctgggggctggggggccaCAGCCCAGCGAGGGACCCCCACTCAGAGCCTCCAGCCAATCCAAGGAGTCCGTTGGGCCCCTGAGAGAGAGGGACGGGGAATTCGTGGGGGACGGAAGTGAGGAAGAGAAGACAGAAGAAAGGCCTTCAGAGTCCGGGGAGGGGGACAACATGTCGAAGGAGCCGGGGAAGTCCAAGGGGATGGCGGGCAGCGGGTCTGCAGGGGAAGAAATGCAGCGTGAGCTTAGGAAGGCAGAGGTGCAGACCCTAGCTCCCTATTTGTCCTTTCCAGTCTAGGTCCCCAGACCACTCCTCCCTAAAACCCAGGAATCCAGAACCTTGGACCTCATGCCCCTTTTCCTCAAATCTAGGAGTTCGGCTCTTACCCTCAGGCTCCACCTGATCCTCCAAGATGTCATCAATGCCCCGGTGCGGAAGCAGCTGCGGACAGGGAGCAACAGCGTGAACCTGGGACTCCAGCCTGATCCTGTCTGAGACCCTAGGCCCGCTCTCTCTCACCTGCGCTCTGCGGATCGCTTCctgcagctcctcctccagggtcaGGGCTGTTGAGGCCGGTGCTGAGGAAGGGACTGGCACTGGAGCTGCAGTTGGAGCCGGAGCCGTCGTCGCAACCGGAACCGGAGCCGAAGCAGAAGCAGTCACCAGGGTTTCCGAGGCACGTGGCGAGTGAGATGTTGGACTCAGCTTGAACTGGAACCGAGAAGGGTAGTTTCTATAAGCCGCGCCCACTAGGGGATCAACCCCACACATTCGCCACCTGTGGTTCCACCCCCTGGCctgttccctgcccttcacccattgaccccacccccgTCTGCCACGCCCCTTCTTTCATTGGCTTCCCTTCTCCTAAGATCCTCCCCCTTGGCCCTTAACCACGCCCCCAGACTTTATTGGCTGTTCTTTTCTCCGCTTGCCGTCCCATCCCGCTTTGACTTCTCTTCATTGGTCCACGCACGCAGCCCCGCCCTCACCGGGCACGCACTCCGGGCGGCTCCCAAAGTCTTGGGCCTGAAGCGAGGCCAGGGGGCGCCCGCTGCACTGTCCTCGCGCCGAGCCTTCGGCCGTTCGCGGGGCGGGGCGCCGCCGCGCATGCGCTCCAGAAGCATTGACTTGGTCCCAGACACCGGGAGGCCCCGCAGCCGCAGCTGCTGGCGGAGCTCTGAGACCTAGGGTGGGAGGCGGGGAGAGGACGTGCTAGGCGGGCTCCGGACGCAGGTGGGGGTTTACTGGGGTTGAACATTTTGAACGCGAGAGAGGACAAACTGGGGACCCGGACCTCCAACGGAGATCTGTAGGGTTAGACTTCTGAACCTCAGAACTCCCCAAACTCACCGTCAGCTCCTCCAGTTTGAGGGTCTGAAGTTCCAACTTATGTGGCAGGGTCGAGGGGCTGGGGACTCCTGGTGGGGAGGGAGTGAGGGGTGTGGGCTTCATCCTGGCGATAGTATCGAGGGGGAAACAGAGATTAGAAGGAGCAGAGAGATAAAAGGCATTCTGGAGTCCTCAAAGACATGGATTCATGAAGATGCAGGAAAGTGAGGGACCCGAGTTATGGGGCTCTGAGCGAGCAAGCACGGGAGGCGAGGAACTGAGGGGAGAGGGTCAGACTCTTGGGTAGGAGGTCAGGATTCCTGAGAACTGAAGGAAGAGGGGGCTGAGGACCTGAACTCTTgggtcctggaggaggagggagctgggggcCTGAACTTCCCGAACAAAAATGGGGGTCATACCTAGGAGGTGGCTGCTGTGAGTTTGTCCCTTCCCACAGAGGCGGTCCAGGGGGATCCAAGGGCGACCCTTCAACCTGGGGGTCTGCCCTGCACCCTTGTCTTGGCTCTGGGGGTATGTACTGGTGGTATGTCAAGTTCCCCTTGGGCTTGGGCTCCCTCCAGTGTTGGGAGCTCTTGGGAGACTCCTGAAAGAGCAGGTATGATGTCATATGCTTCTGCTCTGTTCCTGCTCTTCTGTCCCAGAGCCCCATCCAAAGTATGGGGTCGGCTTGTTATCATCACAGAGAAGCACAATGGGCAGCAGCAAGGAGGACCAAGGCTCGACTCTCAGGGGGACTTCCTTTCACTGTGATAAAGACTCACCTTCTTCAGGGACCTCCAAGGGCAGGGTTTCGGCTCAGGAAGAAGGACTTCAGGGTTGAAGAGGAAAGGGGCTGGGCCCAATGCGGAGGCAGGGGCCAGAGCCAGAGCCGGATCTGCAGCTGAGATCCATGGATCAGGATCCAAGACTGGAGAGGCGGTGAAGGACCCTGAGAGGGCTGCAGGCAGCAAGCCAGGCAGGGAGAAACAAGGCTGTGTGGGAAGGAGGGCCCTGGAGGTCCCAGCCCCCAAGTGCAGAAGGACATGTGGGGAGTAAAAACCAAGTGGTGGGAGCTAAGTGCCGGGATTCCTGGATCTAAGGGCAGAAGCACAAGGGATCCAGACTTTTACATTCTCAAGAAAGGCAGGAATCTCATCCTCAGCCATCAAGGGGTGTGGTAAGAGGATCCCAGATTTCTGAGGTTTTGCTGGGAGAAGGGTGGAGCCAGCACTCTGGGttcttggggagagagagaagctgaaAGTCACATCCTGAGATTTGCATGTGTGCCAAGTGTGGAGTCTGGGATGCCTATATTCTCCCAAGAAACAGGATCTGGATTCACGCATTTCCCTGGAGTGGGAAAAGCccaagagcaggaagagaagctcCTAGCCAGTGGGGCAGCTGGGGATCTGTACCCGTGGGTCCTGGGGAAGGACAGGAGGGGACCACAGTGAACCCTGGGGCGTAGAGACTGGGCTCAGGAACCAAAGCACAATGTGTGGCAGCTGCCCCCCAGGGTGCCCTAAGGGAAGTGGGGCCACCATTCCCTCCCTTGCAGGGCCCACACTTACTCGGGTCCTGATACCGTCTGTGGATCCGAAGCTGAAGGACTGTGGAAGGAGTGGGAGGAGAGAGGCGGGAAGGGAGTGTCCAAGAGCCTGGCCTGGCAGGCGAGTGTGAGCTGCAGTTGTTGGCGGGACATGTGTGTCCAGCCCCCATACGCACCCCGTGCAGGCGGGTGGGCAGGAAGCCTGCTCCCTTCCCGGGcctcctgcctgctccctgccAGCACGGCAGCGAAGGCCAGGgctgttctggggtggggagccagcCAGCATGCAGGCAGGAGGCAGCCTGCCCCCCAACCTGCCCCTTTCGCAAGCCTGCACCAACCCTATCCTCTGCCCAACTGCCATCTTAGTATCTGTGCTTCGTTGCCTCCTTTTATCTGTGCATCCCGCTTCGCACATGCCCACTCCCTACTTCTCAGCCTCCCTTCAGTCACCCCTTTTGCACACCAACCTCTAAACACGTATTTACCTGGGCTCTAGTCTTGCACTTATACCACTTTT
Protein-coding sequences here:
- the MAMSTR gene encoding MEF2-activating motif and SAP domain-containing transcriptional regulator isoform X2, which gives rise to MTLAASSQRSQIIRSKFRSVLQLRIHRRYQDPILDPDPWISAADPALALAPASALGPAPFLFNPEVLLPEPKPCPWRSLKKESPKSSQHWREPKPKGNLTYHQYIPPEPRQGCRADPQVEGSPLDPPGPPLWEGTNSQQPPPRMKPTPLTPSPPGVPSPSTLPHKLELQTLKLEELTVSELRQQLRLRGLPVSGTKSMLLERMRGGAPPRERPKARREDSAAGAPWPRFRPKTLGAARSACPFKLSPTSHSPRASETLVTASASAPVPVATTAPAPTAAPVPVPSSAPASTALTLEEELQEAIRRAQLLPHRGIDDILEDQVEPEDPLPAIPLDFPGSFDMLSPSPDSEGLSSVFSSSLPSPTNSPSLSLRGPTDSLDWLEALSGGPSLGCGPPAPSIFSADLSDSSGTRLWDLLEDPW
- the MAMSTR gene encoding MEF2-activating motif and SAP domain-containing transcriptional regulator isoform X1, which translates into the protein MTLAASSQRSQIIRSKFRSVLQLRIHRRYQDPTLSGSFTASPVLDPDPWISAADPALALAPASALGPAPFLFNPEVLLPEPKPCPWRSLKKESPKSSQHWREPKPKGNLTYHQYIPPEPRQGCRADPQVEGSPLDPPGPPLWEGTNSQQPPPRMKPTPLTPSPPGVPSPSTLPHKLELQTLKLEELTVSELRQQLRLRGLPVSGTKSMLLERMRGGAPPRERPKARREDSAAGAPWPRFRPKTLGAARSACPFKLSPTSHSPRASETLVTASASAPVPVATTAPAPTAAPVPVPSSAPASTALTLEEELQEAIRRAQLLPHRGIDDILEDQVEPEDPLPAIPLDFPGSFDMLSPSPDSEGLSSVFSSSLPSPTNSPSLSLRGPTDSLDWLEALSGGPSLGCGPPAPSIFSADLSDSSGTRLWDLLEDPW